Proteins encoded in a region of the Tripterygium wilfordii isolate XIE 37 chromosome 21, ASM1340144v1, whole genome shotgun sequence genome:
- the LOC119987733 gene encoding disease resistance protein RGA2-like, whose protein sequence is MAETFLFSIAENVLGKIGSLAHEEICLAWGVESNMKKLVENLLSIKAVLLDAEEKKAHNHELRIWLGRLKDFLYDAEDVMDEFNYQGLRKQVVKEYGTIQTKVRRLFFPSSNPLAFRFKIGHKIKKLKGRLDDIAAQKSKFHLTELVTYGMGGHREREMTDSFLRASNIIGRDADKEKLMEFLLKSDDQAAGIISVIAIVGIGGLGKTTLAKMLYNDKRVDAHFQLKMWACVPEDEFDKKKILVKMLKSLTDQDVNNLDTDQLQARIRDQLNGKKFLLVLDDVSIVERIRSKWVELKELLEVAASGSQVIVTTRNHRVSEMLGTTEGYKLKGLPQEDCLCLLKKWAFKEGEEERYPYLLEIGEDIVKKCGGLPLAVRTLGTLLYSRNEERYWKSIRNDEIWKLKQDEGDILPALRLTYDQMPSQLKQCFAICSVFPKDYLFNSSMLAQFWMAHGLLQSPDGNQEPEYLGFQYVKELYSRSFFQDFEEYGYFYVFTMHDLVHDLALLVAQNECSTVNFQTKSIPEGVRHLSISDAEALFGEEVPCLPQNPRNVRSILFPFGEPTVTSESSIDACISKFRFLRSLDLRYSSFELLPSSIGDLKHLRSLLLCFNRRLNKISNSICKLHNLQNLNVYGCVELEDLPRDIRNMISLRTLDITTKQKSLTANGIGCLKSLRTLVLCRCTNLESLIEPTVHLPALRALYIDSCPNLVSLSHILRNLTALDTLIIRKCMHMDLMDEVEDGGQKLKLRLLVLAGLPQLIILPRWLQGSSETLEYLCVGSSPNFSSLPEWLHNFKSLKKIAVADCPSLLSLPDSFGCLTNLKELKILNSPQLSERFQPEIGEEWPKIAHVPHIYIDPDIVDQLLRQHHVGSRIVVLQSHKKVCTSLPKMFDPELKGELKGANEFSGASFTMFKLLKRIGRIKYQSAWFYYVFVKSSLYGGQMGSRNGSP, encoded by the exons ATGGCAGAAACATTTCTATTCAGTATTGCAGAAAATGTTTTGGGAAAGATAGGTTCTCTTGCCCATGAAGAAATATGTTTGGCATGGGGTGTAGAGAGCAATATGAAAAAGCTTGTTGAGAACTTATTATCCATCAAAGCTGTTCTCCTGGATGCCGAGGAGAAGAAGGCACATAACCACGAGCTGCGTATCTGGCTTGGGAGGCTTAAGGATTTCCTCTATGATGCCGAAGACGTGATGGATGAGTTTAATTATCAAGGGCTTCGCAAGCAAGTGGTGAAAGAGTATGGAACCATACAAACCAAGGTACGCAGATTATTCTTTCCAAGCTCAAATCCACTTGCATTCCGTTTCAAAATAGGTCATAAGATTAAGAAGCTTAAGGGGAGACTAGATGATATAGCAGCTCAGAAGTCTAAATTCCATCTTACGGAGCTAGTTACTTATGGCATGGGGGGGCACAGAGAAAGGGAGATGACTGATTCCTTTTTGCGAGCATCAAATATTATTGGAAGAGATGCTGATAAGGAAAAACTCATGGAGTTTCTATTGAAATCAGATGATCAAGCTGCAGGTATAATCTCTGTTATCGCTATTGTTGGAATAGGAGGGTTGGGAAAGACTACTCTAGCTAAGATGTTATACAATGATAAGAGAGTAGATGCACATTTTCAACTGAAAATGTGGGCGTGTGTccctgaggatgaatttgacaaGAAGAAGATACTAGTAAAAATGCTCAAGTCCTTAACTGATCAAGATGTTAATAACTTGGATACTGACCAGTTACAAGCTCGCATTCGAGATCAACTAAACGGAAAGAAATTTTTACTTGTCTTGGACGATGTGTCGATAGTCGAACGTATTCGCAGTAAATGGGTTGAGCTGAAAGAATTGTTGGAAGTAGCTGCCAGTGGAAGTCAAGTCATTGTAACAACACGTAATCATAGAGTGTCCGAAATGCTGGGTACTACTGAAGGATACAAGTTAAAAGGTCTTCCACAAGAGGATtgtttgtgtttattgaaaaaatgggcgttcaaagaaggagaagaggagcgCTACCCGTACCTCCTTGAAATTGGGGAGGACATTGTGAAGAAATGTGGAGGGCTTCCTTTGGCGGTGAGGACCTTAGGGACACTGCTCTACTCGAGAAATGAAGAACGGTACTGGAAGTCCATAAGAAATGATGAGATATGGAAACTAAAGCAGGATGAAGGGGATATTTTACCTGCACTAAGACTAACTTATGATCAAATGCCATCTCAATTGAAGCAATGTTTCGCTATTTGTTCTGTCTTTCCAAAAGATTATTTGTTCAACAGTTCTATGTTGGCTCAGTTTTGGATGGCACACGGTCTACTTCAATCTCCAGATGGAAACCAGGAACCTGAATATCTTGGCTTCCAATATGTTAAGGAGTTATACTCAAGATCATTCTTTCAGGATTTTGAGGAATATGGTTATTTTTACGTGTTTACAATGCATGATTTGGTACACGATCTTGCACTCTTGGTTGCTCAAAATGAGTGCTCAACTGTCAATTTTCAAACCAAGAGTATACCTGAAGGTGTGCGCCATCTTTCAATCTCCGATGCAGAAGCTTTATTTGGTGAAGAGGTTCCATGTCTTCCACAAAATCCAAGAAATGTGAGGAGTATTCTTTTCCCATTTGGAGAACCAACAGTTACAAGTGAATCCTCCATTGATGCATGCATCTCTAAGTTCAGGTTTCTAAGGTCGTTGGATCTAAGGTATTCATCATTTGAGTTGTTGCCCAGCTCTATTGGTGACCTGAAACATCTGAGATCTCTTCTCTTGTGCTTCAATCGTAGATTAAATAAAATATCCAACTCAATCTGCAAACTCCACAATCTACAAAATCTAAACGTATATGGATGCGTAGAACTTGAGGATCTGCCAAGAGATATTCGGAACATGATCAGCCTGAGAACTCTGGATATCACCACGAAACAGAAGAGTTTAACAGCGAATGGAATTGGATGCCTAAAATCTCTCAGAACTCTGGTTCTGTGCAGATGCACCAATCTTGAATCCCTCATTGAACCAACAGTACACCTCCCTGCTTTGAGAGCATTGTACATCGACTCTTGTCCTAACTTGGTGTCTTTGTCACACATTCTGAGGAACCTAACTGCATTAGATACATTGATAATTCGGAAATGTATGCACATGGATTTAATGGATGAGGTGGAAGACGGTGGTCAAAAGTTGAAACTTCGGTTGCTAGTGCTAGCTGGTTTGCCACAATTGATTATCTTGCCAAGATGGCTTCAAGGGTCTTCGGAGACTTTGGAATACTTGTGTGTTGGATCTTCTCCCAATTTTTCATCCTTGCCTGAGTGgctgcacaacttcaaatcacTCAAAAAGATTGCAGTCGCAGACTGTCCTAGCTTATTGTCTCTACCAGACTCCTTTGGTTGTCTCACAAACCTTAAGGAATTGAAGATTCTAAATTCTCCACAACTAAGTGAAAGATTCCAGCCAGAAATAGGTGAGGAGTGGCCAAAGATTGCCCATGTCCCACACATCTATATAGACCCAGATATTG TTGATCAGTTGCTCAGGCAGCATCACGTAGGATCAAGGATCGTAGTCTTGCAGTCTCACAAGAAGGTCTGCACGTCGCTGCCTAAGATGTTTG ACCCTGAACTTAAGGGTGAACTTAAGGGTGCAAACGAGTTTAGCGGAGCGAGCTTTACCATGTTCAAGCTG TTGAAGAGAATTGGCCGAATCAAGTACCAGAGTGCATGGTTTTACTATGTATTTGTCAAGTCTTCCTTATACGGTGGTCAAATGGGATCGAGGAATGGATCACCTTAA
- the LOC119987867 gene encoding replication protein A 70 kDa DNA-binding subunit-like, with protein MMDFTPLKELQLGQRGCKIKCRLARLWDSTNPKMKDELMSVDFLLIDNEGSTIQGSIRKQDAPQLKNLLTESKIYVFANFIVAAAKKTYRVCQHETMIQIGPWTIIKEEPDIESTIPMNSFHLPQIKDIEARLYNDTILTDVIGHITSVERLSTTYAIGRNVSKKNMVLHSFGYTRLPVTLWGSIAEAFNEENVLSIGDTESIIAILTSMTVRSFKGEPTLSSTSATKVYVNQENEETISFRNSLLYPHGVISLTQATSTTDNANEQLENKSKTIMELLHLDRLTDMGKKYTTVATIEGIDAATGWWYNACPKCKAGVTTTEGTLSCRKCGPIHNIPIPWYKLNMTVADGTAEAKFLVFGKHIERLLKISADQLCDLPGSTRTVLPPIIEQLLCGKKYTFIVSINDRDNNPHVLTFNVSYMAEEPKLLDYNMQPQPAQINTGNTTIPADKNKKPDATEDDILISSLHGKRKRDIPTLLMKKEGGVEENSTNNSQGELMATKDKESESKDKHLRKKPAISKGKTKI; from the exons ATGATGGACTTCACACCATTGAAAGAGCTCCAACTTGGCCAAAGAGGATGCAAAATTAAATGCCGTCTTGCAAGGTTGTGGGATTCAACAAATCCTAAAATGAAAGATGAATTAATGAGTGTTGATTTCCTTCTGATTGACAATGAG GGGTCCACAATTCAAGGGTCCATCAGAAAACAAGACGCACCTCAATTGAAGAACTTACTCACGGAAAGCAAGATATATGTTTTTGCAAACTTCATTGTTGCAGCGGCAAAGAAAACCTATCGAGTCTGTCAGCATGAAACAATGATACAAATAGGCCCATGGACAATCATAAAGGAGGAACCGGATATCGAATCAACAATACCAATGAACTCATTTCATCTACCTCAGATCAAAGACATTGAAGCAAGGTTGTACAATGACACCATCTTAACTG ATGTCATTGGCCACATAACATCAGTAGAGAGACTGAGTACCACTTACGCAATTGGTAGAAATGTCAGCAAGAAGAACATGGTTCTTCACTCCTTCGG GTACACAAGACTTCCTGTCACATTGTGGGGATCAATTGCTGAGGCATTCAATGAAGAAAATGTGTTGTCCATTGGCGATACAGAATCTATCATAGCAATACTAACAAGCATGACTGTCAGATCATTCAAAG GGGAACCAACACTATCAAGTACATCAGCAACAAAGGTATATGTTAATCAGGAAAATGAAGAAACCATAAGCTTTCGCAACAG CTTGCTGTACCCACATGGAGTTATTTCCTTAACCCAAGCAACATCAACAACTGACAATGCAAATGAACAGTTGGAGAATAAGAGTAAAACCATTATGGAGCTATTGCACTTAGATCGTCTGACTGACATG GGCAAAAAATATACAACTGTTGCAACCATTGAAGGAATAGATGCTGCGACAGGATGGTGGTACAATGCGTGCCCAAAGTGCAAGGCCGGTGTGACTACAACTGAAGGAACACTCTCATGCAGAAAATGTGGACCAATTCACAACATCCCAATACCATG GTACAAACTTAATATGACTGTTGCTGATGGGACAGCAGAGGCAAAGTTCCTTGTGTTTGGAAAACACATTGAACGACTGCTAAAAATTTCTGCTGACCAACTCTGTGATCTTCCAGGCTCAACTAGAACAGTGCTACCTCCAATCATTGAGCAGCTCTTATGTGGCAAAAAATATACATTCATTGTCTCAATCAATGACAGGGATAACAATCCTCATGTGCTAACCTTTAATGTATCTTATATGGCTGAGGAACCAAAATTACTGGATTACAATATGCAGCCTCAGCCCGCACAGATCAACACTGGGAATACAACTATACCAgctgacaaaaacaaaaagccTGACGCTACAGAAGACGATATTCTCATCAGCAGTTTACACGGCAAAAGAAAAAG GGATATACCTACTCTTCTCATGAAAAAAGAGGGAGGAGTTGAAGAAAATAGCACTAACAATTCTCAAGG GGAGTTAATGGCAACAAAAGACAAAGAATCAGAATCGAAGGACAAACATCTACGCAAGAAACCTGCAATTTCAAAgggcaagacaaagatttga